The DNA segment ACAAGGGGAATCTCGAAAAGTGAGCGCGCGGTGCAGGCAGGGCGGGCTGTAGAGGGAGTTTTTATCGGGAGGTCCACCGACGGTGGCGGCCGCTATTGTGCGCCGGCCCGTCCGCGCAACGGCATTGCAGGGGCTTGGCGTGGCTCCCCGGGTGCCCCAGCCAATGCGGCATTGGCTGACAGCGTGCGGCCCGCCGGCCTACTCCGGGGCCGCGGTTTTCTCTGCAGACTGGGCAGGCCACACACACAGGCCAGCCCCGACCGTCTGGCCATTCCACCGAGGAGCAGCCCATGCATGTCCACGCCCTGCGCGGGATCGCCACCGGCGTCACCGTCTTTGCCGCCCTGGCGGCCGGGAGCCCGGCCCGGGCCCAGGAAGCCCCCACCCTGTACCTGCAGGGCGGGGCGGGTGAGCGAGAAGCCTACGCCACCACCGTGGGCCTGACCTGGCCCTGGACCAGCTGGTCCTGGGCACTGGGCAGCGGTGTGGTGCGCGGGCAGTGGGACGGGTATCTGGGCAACTGGTCCAGCCGCCCGCAGGCATCGGCGCGGCGCAACACCCTGGTGCTGGGCCTGGGGCCCAGCCTGCGCTGGCGTGGTGCTGGGGGCCAATCCCCCTGGTTTGTGGAACTGGGAACCGGTGTGAGCTGGTTCAGCCGCCACTACCGCAATGGCAGCGATGCCTTCGGCAGCCGGGTCAACTTCTCCAGCCATCTGGGGCTGGGGCGCAACTTCGGCCCCCAGCGGGCGCATGAGCTGTCGCTGCGCATCCAGCACAGCTCCAATGCCGGCATCAAGGAGCCCAATCCGGGCGAGAACTTTCTGCTGCTGCGCTACGCCCACGTGTTCTGAGGGGGCGCACTTGCCCGATGGGCCACAGCGGAATTGCCGCAGGGCCTGACGGCACCGGGCGCATGGCACGACAATG comes from the Comamonas terrigena NBRC 13299 genome and includes:
- a CDS encoding acyloxyacyl hydrolase; translation: MHVHALRGIATGVTVFAALAAGSPARAQEAPTLYLQGGAGEREAYATTVGLTWPWTSWSWALGSGVVRGQWDGYLGNWSSRPQASARRNTLVLGLGPSLRWRGAGGQSPWFVELGTGVSWFSRHYRNGSDAFGSRVNFSSHLGLGRNFGPQRAHELSLRIQHSSNAGIKEPNPGENFLLLRYAHVF